Proteins co-encoded in one Haladaptatus sp. ZSTT2 genomic window:
- a CDS encoding DUF6789 family protein: MAENDAQYLAEMSDDVADPDFDHLTGVITDGFVGAVGGLVGTAAMTIGLLVGASLSVFDVSEFASFATLLGLDALYPANPTAVGYAIFLLGGMIIWPLLLASLGAYLPGEKYAIKGVSFGFVLWTGFAPAFYPGVGGLALALYLVVTLLAHFAYGFTLGAVFDYLSTRPKTLV, from the coding sequence ATGGCCGAAAATGATGCGCAATATTTAGCGGAGATGTCAGACGACGTGGCAGACCCGGATTTTGACCATTTGACCGGCGTCATCACCGACGGGTTCGTCGGCGCGGTAGGCGGGCTGGTCGGCACGGCGGCGATGACGATTGGACTGCTCGTTGGCGCGTCGCTGAGCGTCTTCGACGTGAGCGAGTTCGCCTCGTTTGCGACGTTGCTCGGCCTCGATGCGCTCTATCCGGCGAACCCCACGGCGGTTGGCTACGCCATCTTCCTGCTTGGCGGCATGATAATCTGGCCGCTGTTGCTCGCCTCGCTCGGAGCGTACCTCCCGGGTGAGAAATACGCGATAAAGGGCGTCTCCTTTGGCTTCGTGCTGTGGACCGGCTTTGCGCCCGCGTTCTATCCGGGCGTGGGCGGACTCGCGCTCGCCCTCTACCTCGTCGTGACGCTGTTGGCCCACTTCGCCTACGGCTTCACCCTCGGCGCGGTGTTTGACTACCTCTCGACGCGCCCGAAGACGCTCGTCTGA
- a CDS encoding DUF7554 family protein, translated as MSDALSSINIGDLLKLLLGLVVVWVALEIVLQVLDFAVEFMSSIMGLIIIALIVLWFLDTI; from the coding sequence ATGTCAGATGCACTCAGTTCGATCAACATCGGGGACTTGCTCAAGCTCCTGCTCGGGCTCGTGGTGGTTTGGGTGGCCCTCGAAATCGTCCTCCAGGTTCTCGACTTTGCCGTCGAATTTATGAGCTCGATCATGGGGCTCATCATCATCGCCCTTATCGTCCTCTGGTTCCTCGACACTATTTGA
- a CDS encoding 2'-5' RNA ligase family protein, translated as MYSLNVPVPGEVSRLAADLFPQLVGFDRIRERHTLLAKRLGDEEFYTLETRLRQALAGAPAFEVQVTGIDQFDQPTRGPGPVVYLAVESPGLMQLHNRLTETFSNIEGLEGDDYTPHITLGRGGTLSATIEPITWTVSQLELFDAKHREVASRIRLPA; from the coding sequence GTGTACAGCCTGAACGTCCCAGTTCCCGGTGAGGTGTCACGCCTCGCTGCGGACCTGTTTCCACAGCTTGTTGGCTTCGACCGGATTCGAGAGCGCCACACCCTCCTCGCAAAACGGCTGGGCGACGAGGAGTTTTACACGCTCGAGACACGCCTTCGACAAGCGCTCGCGGGCGCACCCGCCTTCGAAGTGCAGGTAACGGGCATCGACCAGTTCGACCAGCCGACGCGCGGCCCCGGCCCGGTCGTCTACCTCGCCGTCGAAAGTCCCGGTCTCATGCAACTGCACAACCGCCTCACGGAGACGTTTAGCAACATCGAGGGACTCGAAGGCGACGACTACACCCCACACATCACGCTCGGGCGCGGCGGGACGCTTTCTGCGACCATCGAGCCGATTACGTGGACGGTCTCACAGCTCGAACTGTTCGACGCGAAACACCGCGAAGTCGCCAGCCGAATTCGGCTCCCCGCTTAG
- a CDS encoding DUF7546 family protein produces the protein MTQLVRYRQSLPSELPFWAALVAVELLSIFAYLGFTNTTVSSYRYLVYPFLWINVALWAVIHTRPTQASRRLKAVALVASLAYLLALSMLSGLVELSSLQAAHSHLPSGLQVTMSAPGWGPRVFYTGAFGHLSFIPYRVIGYLALSYLLYVTILDVAVAAISALFGVASCIACSFPLVATLLAGVTGGSTGLVTSLSAYSLDISTVAFLLAVCLLYWRPGR, from the coding sequence ATGACGCAGTTGGTTCGCTATCGTCAATCGCTCCCTTCGGAACTGCCGTTCTGGGCGGCGTTGGTGGCCGTCGAACTCCTCTCGATATTCGCCTATCTCGGTTTCACCAACACTACCGTGAGCAGCTATCGGTATCTCGTCTACCCATTTCTCTGGATTAACGTCGCCCTCTGGGCGGTGATTCACACCCGACCCACACAAGCCAGTCGGCGTCTCAAAGCAGTCGCGCTCGTGGCTTCACTCGCCTACCTGCTCGCCCTCTCGATGCTCTCCGGGCTGGTCGAACTCTCCTCGCTCCAGGCCGCCCACAGCCACCTTCCGAGCGGGCTGCAGGTCACGATGTCCGCCCCCGGCTGGGGGCCGCGCGTGTTCTACACCGGGGCGTTTGGCCATCTCTCGTTCATTCCCTACCGGGTGATTGGCTACCTCGCGCTCAGCTACCTGCTCTACGTCACCATCCTCGACGTGGCGGTCGCCGCGATTTCGGCGCTGTTCGGCGTCGCCTCGTGTATCGCCTGTAGCTTCCCGCTCGTCGCCACGCTTCTCGCGGGCGTGACCGGCGGCTCTACGGGACTGGTCACGAGCCTCTCTGCGTACTCACTCGACATCTCGACGGTCGCGTTCCTCCTTGCGGTCTGTCTGTTGTACTGGCGACCCGGTCGGTAG
- a CDS encoding cbb3-type cytochrome c oxidase subunit I: MTTDDRQPADGEQEIDRSEGTLPTPGAEDGLVPTEGGLPPTASVKRWLVTTNHKDIGILYTVTALFFLIFGGVLALLIRAQLWTPGPSILSATAYNQTVSLHGLIMVFWFLSPLAFGFANYVVPLQLGAKDLAFPRLNSLSYWLYLASGLLLGVSFFQEGTFSGGWTMYAPLNVPVFTPEVGASTAILALMLFVASVTVSSVNFLTTMHRMRAKGLTLRRMPLFSWTILLTVWMMLFAFAALLAALLILLSDRLLGTTYFMPDNPGGSILWAHLFWFFGHPEVYIVFFPALGVMAETFQTFTGRRLVGRRWFIASMVLVAIQSFMVWMHHMFLTSINLNIKTLFMATTIGISLPFDLMVFALIYTMIKGRIRFTTPFLFSFGALLLFIIGGITGVFLGAVVLDYEFRGTYWVVAHFHYVMVGGVTALFGGLYYWYPKMSGRMYNEFLGKVHFALYFVGFNLLYFPMFIAWETPRRVFEYHVALITWHQLATVGGFILGASFLVMFYNLTVSLWAGEKADDNPWVYATTAEWAVSSPPPLDNFPGTPSYGTGMLTFSESTSEATDGGVAVENHDHHPSHASIWPLVVGVAAFFAFLGLSGFSQGVLAPDFAGGFYVLCAVFGFGLGMYALVSMGLEKFHGPAEPTGERWPFAGIENMKLGVWIFLASDVVLFGAFIGSYVFIRVASGWIAWEPVPHDPVPGLINTYLLLTSSFSIVLALVAAERKNKRLLMVTLAATFLLGVGFLINKGIEWYELFHEGLWLSTNIRTSTFFLTTGLHAAHVIVGLFIIVYLFVRASRGAYLENNRSIEYFGLYWHFVDIVWLFLFPLFYIL, translated from the coding sequence ATGACAACAGACGACCGACAGCCAGCGGACGGGGAGCAGGAAATCGACCGGAGCGAAGGCACGCTGCCGACACCCGGCGCGGAAGACGGACTCGTCCCGACAGAAGGTGGGCTGCCACCGACTGCCTCGGTCAAACGTTGGCTCGTCACGACGAATCACAAGGACATCGGCATCCTCTACACCGTGACGGCGCTGTTCTTCCTCATCTTCGGCGGCGTCCTCGCCTTGCTCATCCGCGCCCAGCTCTGGACGCCCGGCCCGAGCATTCTCTCTGCGACGGCCTACAACCAGACCGTCTCGCTGCACGGGCTCATCATGGTGTTCTGGTTCCTCTCGCCGCTCGCCTTTGGCTTCGCCAACTACGTCGTCCCGCTCCAACTCGGCGCGAAAGACCTCGCGTTCCCGCGGCTCAACTCGCTTTCCTACTGGCTCTATCTGGCTTCTGGGCTCCTCCTTGGCGTCTCCTTCTTCCAAGAAGGGACGTTTTCGGGCGGCTGGACGATGTACGCGCCGCTCAACGTCCCCGTGTTCACCCCCGAAGTGGGCGCGAGTACGGCGATTCTCGCGCTCATGTTGTTCGTCGCTTCGGTCACCGTCTCGTCGGTGAACTTCCTCACGACGATGCATCGTATGCGCGCGAAAGGCCTCACCCTCCGGCGGATGCCGCTGTTCTCGTGGACCATTCTCCTCACTGTCTGGATGATGCTGTTCGCGTTCGCTGCGCTGCTCGCCGCGCTGTTGATTCTCCTCTCAGACCGTCTGCTCGGCACGACGTACTTCATGCCGGACAACCCCGGCGGCTCCATCCTCTGGGCGCACCTGTTCTGGTTCTTTGGCCACCCTGAGGTGTACATCGTCTTCTTCCCCGCCCTTGGCGTGATGGCGGAGACGTTCCAGACGTTCACCGGCCGCCGCCTCGTCGGCCGACGCTGGTTCATCGCCTCGATGGTGCTCGTGGCGATTCAGAGCTTCATGGTGTGGATGCACCACATGTTCCTCACCTCAATTAACCTCAACATCAAGACGCTGTTCATGGCGACCACCATCGGTATCTCGCTGCCCTTTGACCTGATGGTGTTCGCGCTCATCTACACCATGATTAAGGGGAGAATACGCTTTACGACGCCCTTCCTGTTCTCGTTTGGGGCGCTCTTGCTGTTCATCATCGGTGGGATCACCGGGGTGTTCCTCGGCGCGGTCGTCCTCGACTACGAGTTCCGGGGCACCTACTGGGTCGTCGCCCACTTCCACTACGTGATGGTGGGCGGGGTCACCGCCCTGTTTGGCGGCCTCTACTACTGGTATCCGAAGATGAGTGGGCGGATGTACAACGAGTTCCTCGGGAAGGTGCACTTCGCGCTCTACTTCGTCGGATTCAACCTGCTCTACTTCCCGATGTTCATCGCGTGGGAAACGCCCCGCCGGGTGTTCGAGTACCACGTCGCGCTCATCACGTGGCACCAACTCGCCACCGTCGGCGGGTTCATCCTTGGCGCGTCGTTCCTCGTGATGTTCTACAACCTCACGGTGAGCCTCTGGGCAGGCGAAAAGGCCGACGACAACCCGTGGGTGTACGCCACGACCGCGGAGTGGGCCGTCTCCTCGCCACCGCCGCTCGACAACTTCCCCGGAACGCCGAGCTACGGCACGGGGATGCTCACGTTCTCTGAAAGCACGTCCGAAGCCACCGATGGCGGCGTCGCAGTCGAGAATCACGACCACCACCCGAGCCACGCGAGCATCTGGCCGCTCGTCGTCGGCGTCGCGGCCTTCTTCGCGTTCCTCGGGCTGTCGGGGTTCAGCCAGGGCGTCCTCGCACCCGATTTCGCAGGCGGTTTCTACGTCCTCTGCGCCGTCTTTGGCTTCGGCCTTGGCATGTATGCACTTGTCTCCATGGGGTTAGAGAAGTTCCACGGCCCAGCAGAACCCACCGGCGAACGCTGGCCGTTTGCGGGTATCGAGAACATGAAACTCGGCGTCTGGATTTTCCTCGCCTCAGACGTGGTGCTCTTTGGCGCGTTCATCGGGTCGTACGTGTTCATCCGCGTGGCGTCGGGCTGGATCGCGTGGGAGCCAGTCCCCCACGACCCTGTGCCGGGGCTGATAAACACCTACCTCCTGCTCACGAGCAGTTTTAGCATCGTGCTCGCGCTCGTCGCCGCCGAACGAAAGAACAAGCGCCTGCTCATGGTGACGCTCGCCGCGACGTTCCTGCTCGGCGTGGGTTTCCTCATCAATAAGGGGATCGAATGGTACGAACTGTTCCACGAAGGCCTCTGGCTGTCTACGAACATCCGCACCTCGACGTTCTTCCTCACGACGGGCTTGCACGCCGCCCACGTCATCGTTGGCCTCTTCATCATCGTGTACCTGTTCGTCCGCGCCTCGCGGGGGGCGTACCTCGAAAACAACCGCTCGATCGAGTACTTCGGGCTGTACTGGCACTTTGTCGATATCGTCTGGCTGTTCCTGTTCCCGCTGTTCTACATCCTGTAG
- a CDS encoding cytochrome C oxidase subunit IV family protein, with protein sequence MTSTKLYAAIYVVLFVLATAQVLIEFAGLAYWVAFGVIIVLSFVKALFVAGYYQHLVSEPRSVSFVMLIGLLAALALTLAASYSIT encoded by the coding sequence ATGACATCAACAAAACTCTACGCCGCAATCTACGTCGTCCTGTTCGTTCTGGCGACGGCACAGGTGTTAATCGAATTCGCGGGCCTCGCCTACTGGGTGGCCTTTGGCGTCATCATCGTCCTTTCGTTCGTGAAGGCGCTGTTCGTCGCGGGCTACTACCAGCACCTTGTCAGCGAACCGCGCTCTGTGAGCTTCGTCATGCTGATTGGCCTGCTCGCAGCGCTCGCGCTCACGCTTGCGGCGTCGTATTCGATCACATGA
- the coxB gene encoding cytochrome c oxidase subunit II: protein MIWVPLVTSIFLASGLGGLIPGGTRANVFERIFVVFLILGTLVGVVVITYMLYNAYKYRDQPSRAKSDAKDRPRLGELPTGGGGGRKLFVSFFLSSIIVLSLITWTYGTLLFVEAGDVPQEDELEIKVTGFQFGWKFEYPNGHTTSGELRIPEDQRIRLVATSEDVFHSFGVPGLRVKMDAIPGQETTQWVIGDEPGSYQALCYELCGVGHSYMAADIIVMERGAFDDWYENTTANETANQTVTA from the coding sequence ATGATTTGGGTACCACTTGTCACGAGTATCTTCCTCGCGTCTGGGCTTGGGGGACTCATTCCGGGGGGGACGCGCGCGAACGTGTTCGAACGAATTTTCGTGGTATTCCTCATCCTCGGCACGCTCGTCGGGGTTGTCGTTATCACCTACATGTTGTACAACGCGTACAAGTACCGCGACCAGCCGAGTCGCGCGAAATCGGATGCGAAAGACCGCCCACGCCTCGGTGAACTCCCGACCGGTGGTGGCGGCGGGCGGAAACTGTTCGTTTCGTTTTTCCTGAGTTCGATTATCGTGCTCTCACTTATCACCTGGACCTACGGAACGCTGCTGTTCGTCGAAGCCGGGGACGTCCCTCAAGAAGACGAACTGGAAATCAAGGTCACCGGCTTCCAGTTTGGCTGGAAGTTCGAGTACCCAAACGGGCACACGACGTCGGGTGAGCTGCGGATTCCAGAGGACCAGCGCATCCGCCTCGTCGCCACCTCAGAAGACGTGTTCCACTCCTTTGGCGTCCCGGGGTTGCGGGTGAAAATGGACGCCATCCCCGGCCAGGAGACGACTCAGTGGGTTATCGGCGACGAACCGGGGTCGTATCAAGCGCTGTGTTACGAACTCTGCGGGGTGGGGCACTCCTACATGGCGGCTGATATTATCGTCATGGAGCGGGGTGCGTTCGACGACTGGTACGAGAACACGACGGCGAACGAAACGGCGAATCAAACGGTGACAGCATGA